A region from the Rosa rugosa chromosome 6, drRosRugo1.1, whole genome shotgun sequence genome encodes:
- the LOC133713651 gene encoding probable polygalacturonase, which produces MGLLRRNPMKTQVMKSVLIVVVVALILRGGESRGVAKAKPTAPIKSESFEYSAMNCRAHSASLTEFGGVGDGKTSNTKAFQTAISKLSQFATDGGAQLFVPAGKWLTGSFSLTSHFTLYLHKDAVLLASQDLNEWPVLKALPSYGRGRDAAAGRYSSLIFGTNLTDVIVTGDNGTIDGQGEFWWQQFHKKKLKYTRPYLIEIMFSSDIQISDLTLLNSPSWNVHPVYSSNILVQGITIIAPISSPNTDGINPDSCTNTRIEDCYIVSGDDCVAVKSGWDEYGISFGMPTKQLVIRRLTCISPYSATIALGSEMSGGIQDVRAEDIVAINTESAVRIKTAVGRGGYVKDIYVRRMTLHTMKWAFWMTGNYGSHADGNYDKNAFPEITGINYRDVVAENVTMAARLEGIADHPFTGICMSNVTIGLAKKAKKQPWTCTDIQGITSGVTPTPCGLLPDQGTAKPGGCDFPADDIPIDMVEIKKCTYRSNV; this is translated from the exons GTGATGAAATCAGTGTTAATAGTTGTTGTGGTGGCCTTAATACTAAGAGGGGGAGAGAGCAGAGGAGTAGCCAAGGCCAAGCCTACGGCCCCCATAAAATCTGAGTCCTTTGAGTACTCTGCTATGAATTGCAGAGCTCACAGTGCTTCACTGACCGAGTTTGGAGGAGTTGGAGATGGAAAGACATCAAATACAAAGGCTTTTCAGACTGCAATCAGTAAGCTGAGCCAGTTTGCAACAGATGGAGGTGCTCAGCTTTTTGTTCCAGCTGGGAAATGGTTGACAGGGAGCTTCAGCCTCACCAGCCATTTCACTCTTTATCTTCACAAGGATGCTGTTCTTCTTGCTTCTCAG GACTTGAATGAGTGGCCTGTGCTTAAGGCCCTTCCATCttatggcagaggaagagatgCAGCAGCTGGAAGGTACTCCAGTCTCATATTTGGAACAAATCTCACTGATGTCATTGTTACAG GAGACAATGGCACAATTGATGGTCAAGGTGAGTTCTGGTGGCAACAGTTCCACAAGAAGAAGCTAAAATACACCCGCCCTTACCTGATTGAGATCATGTTCTCAAGTGATATCCAGATCTCAGATCTCACCCTCCTAAATTCTCCATCATGGAATGTTCATCCTGTCTATAGCAG TAACATTCTTGTGCAAGGGATTACTATCATTGCTCCAATTTCGTCTCCAAACACTGATGGGATCAATCCAG ATTCTTGCACAAATACTAGAATTGAAGACTGTTACATAGTCTCTGGTGATGATTGTGTTGCTGTTAAGAGCGGTTGGGATGAGTATGGCATATCATTTGGAATGCCTACAAAACAACTAGTGATCAGACGGCTCACATGCATTTCACCTTACAGTGCAACCATCGCTTTGGGAAGCGAAATGTCAGGTGGGATCCAAGACGTCAGAGCTGAAGACATCGTGGCCATCAATACCGAATCAGCCGTCAGGATCAAGACAGCTGTAGGGAGAGGAGGGTATGTGAAAGACATATATGTAAGGAGAATGACACTGCACACAATGAAATGGGCATTTTGGATGACTGGTAATTATGGGTCACATGCTGATGGTAACTATGACAAAAATGCCTTTCCTGAGATCACTGGGATTAACTACAGAGACGTGGTGGCTGAAAATGTAACCATGGCTGCAAGATTGGAGGGCATTGCCGACCATCCATTTACCGGGATTTGCATGTCCAATGTGACCATAGGATTGGCAAAGAAGGCAAAGAAGCAGCCATGGACATGTACTGATATTCAGGGGATCACAAGCGGTGTGACGCCAACGCCCTGTGGTCTGCTGCCTGATCAAGGAACTGCTAAACCTGGTGGTTGTGATTTCCCAGCAGATGATATACCGATCGACATGGTAGAGATTAAAAAGTGTACTTATAGGAGTAATGTGTAA